A part of Larkinella insperata genomic DNA contains:
- a CDS encoding glutamate synthase subunit beta: MGKPTGFLEFTRELPKKRDAQQRVHDYKEIEKPYAEEDTQKQAARCMDCGIPFCHNGCPLGNIIPEFNDAVYEQNWEYAYEILASTNNFPEFTGRICPAPCESSCVLGINKPPVAIEFIEKSIIEAAYARGLVQPNTGIKRTGKTVAVVGSGPAGLAAAAQLNKAGHAVTVFERADQVGGLLRYGIPDFKLEKWVIDRRLDVMQAEGITFKTNTNVGEHIKAKELLADYDAVLLTGGSTVPRDLPIPGRDLKGVHFAMEFLSQQNKRVAERPVEVDHRGVKYANGDILATGKNVVVIGGGDTGSDCVGTSNRHGAKSVTQIELMPMPPAERAESTPWPNWPMMLRTSTSHEEGCERHWSINTKAFIGDENGNLKALRIVDLEWQSVDGRMTMVEVPGSEREIECELALLAAGFVNPQQEGLLNALELEYERGNVKAVNYQTTTHPKVFAAGDMRRGQSLVVWAISEGREAARAVDVFLMGESQLEAKAKSMFATV; encoded by the coding sequence ATGGGAAAACCCACTGGATTTTTAGAATTCACCCGCGAACTGCCTAAAAAGCGCGATGCCCAGCAGCGGGTTCACGATTACAAGGAAATCGAAAAACCGTACGCCGAAGAGGATACGCAGAAACAGGCCGCTCGCTGCATGGACTGCGGTATTCCTTTCTGCCACAACGGCTGTCCGCTGGGCAATATCATTCCGGAGTTTAACGACGCGGTGTACGAACAGAACTGGGAGTATGCCTATGAAATTCTGGCGTCGACCAACAACTTCCCGGAATTTACGGGCCGGATCTGCCCCGCCCCCTGCGAATCCTCCTGTGTACTGGGGATCAACAAACCGCCGGTAGCCATCGAGTTTATCGAGAAATCGATTATCGAAGCTGCTTACGCCCGCGGTCTGGTGCAGCCCAACACCGGCATCAAACGCACCGGCAAAACCGTTGCCGTTGTGGGTTCAGGACCAGCAGGTCTGGCTGCGGCCGCCCAATTGAACAAAGCGGGTCATGCCGTTACGGTGTTTGAGCGGGCCGACCAGGTTGGCGGTTTGCTGCGCTACGGTATTCCCGATTTTAAACTGGAAAAATGGGTAATCGACCGTCGGCTGGACGTTATGCAGGCCGAGGGGATTACCTTCAAAACCAACACCAACGTTGGCGAACATATCAAAGCCAAGGAACTGCTGGCCGACTACGACGCCGTTCTGCTAACCGGTGGTTCGACCGTGCCACGTGACCTGCCGATTCCGGGCCGCGACCTGAAAGGCGTTCACTTTGCGATGGAGTTTCTGAGCCAGCAAAACAAACGCGTGGCCGAGCGCCCTGTTGAAGTGGATCACCGGGGTGTGAAATACGCCAACGGCGACATTCTGGCAACCGGCAAAAACGTGGTGGTGATCGGTGGTGGTGATACGGGTTCCGACTGTGTAGGAACTTCCAACCGGCACGGTGCCAAATCCGTTACGCAAATTGAGCTGATGCCAATGCCACCGGCTGAACGCGCCGAGAGCACCCCCTGGCCGAACTGGCCGATGATGCTCCGTACCTCTACCTCACACGAGGAAGGTTGCGAACGGCACTGGTCGATCAACACAAAAGCCTTCATTGGCGACGAAAACGGTAATCTGAAAGCCTTGCGCATTGTTGATCTGGAATGGCAATCCGTTGACGGCAGAATGACCATGGTAGAAGTGCCGGGTTCAGAACGCGAAATCGAATGCGAACTGGCGCTGCTGGCAGCTGGCTTTGTGAATCCTCAGCAGGAAGGCCTCCTCAATGCACTGGAACTGGAATACGAACGCGGCAATGTTAAAGCCGTTAACTATCAGACCACAACCCATCCGAAAGTATTTGCCGCCGGTGACATGCGCCGGGGTCAGTCACTGGTGGTATGGGCCATTTCCGAAGGTCGCGAAGCCGCGCGAGCGGTGGACGTCTTCCTGATGGGCGAGAGCCAACTGGAAGCGAAAGCCAAGTCGATGTTTGCGACGGTCTGA
- a CDS encoding FAD-binding oxidoreductase, translating into MLKSLLLSFFLLGIAGVAEAQTVASGSRYPLSYRKRQIMVGKGGGFTGASTVYYLLENGYLYRKTEADSLFTRLGKQPATTTRRLFNELEANCRIKTVQFDQPGNTYRFVGWKKGQQEYRVTWGATGQTVPPAFSKFYNSFMKLVPVSKRD; encoded by the coding sequence ATGTTGAAGAGTTTGCTTTTAAGTTTCTTTCTGTTGGGAATTGCCGGGGTAGCGGAGGCACAGACCGTCGCTTCCGGTTCCCGGTACCCACTGAGTTACAGGAAACGCCAGATTATGGTCGGGAAAGGGGGCGGATTCACCGGTGCTTCAACGGTTTATTACCTGCTCGAAAACGGGTACCTCTACCGCAAAACCGAAGCGGATTCGCTGTTTACCCGGCTGGGTAAACAACCGGCCACGACCACCCGGCGGCTGTTTAACGAATTGGAAGCCAACTGCCGGATCAAAACCGTACAGTTCGACCAGCCGGGAAATACCTATCGGTTTGTAGGCTGGAAGAAAGGTCAACAGGAGTATCGAGTCACCTGGGGGGCCACCGGGCAAACCGTGCCGCCTGCGTTCAGTAAATTTTACAATTCGTTCATGAAGCTGGTGCCGGTTTCAAAACGAGATTAG
- a CDS encoding queuosine precursor transporter, giving the protein MASFSTKRTNLYIFLSAVFLTNAIIAEIIGVKIFSAETLLNVAPAQLHLFGDFVLDFNLTAGVVIWPAVFVTSDIINEYYGVQGVKKISYVTAGFIAYSFLIIYFVTTLPPAQFWLEVNKTDAVGNPVNINNAFAMIFRQGLGIIIGSITAFLVAQILDATVFQSLKKITGSRKIWLRATGSTLVSQLVDSFVVLVIAFYIFGNWSFTQVLAVAIVNYIYKFVVAVLLTPVLYLSHYLIDMYLGKEHAKQLANESSMSTFM; this is encoded by the coding sequence ATGGCTTCTTTTTCCACCAAACGGACCAACCTGTACATCTTTCTGAGTGCTGTTTTTCTGACCAACGCGATCATTGCGGAGATCATTGGAGTCAAGATTTTTTCGGCGGAAACCTTGCTGAATGTGGCACCGGCTCAGTTGCATTTGTTTGGTGATTTTGTGCTGGATTTCAACCTGACGGCGGGCGTGGTGATCTGGCCAGCGGTGTTCGTCACCTCCGACATTATCAACGAGTATTACGGGGTACAGGGTGTCAAGAAAATCTCCTACGTAACGGCGGGCTTCATCGCGTACAGTTTCCTGATTATCTACTTCGTTACCACGCTCCCACCCGCGCAGTTCTGGCTCGAAGTAAACAAAACCGACGCCGTTGGTAACCCGGTAAACATCAACAACGCCTTTGCGATGATTTTCCGGCAGGGGCTGGGCATCATCATCGGTTCAATCACGGCTTTTCTAGTAGCCCAAATCCTGGACGCGACGGTTTTTCAGTCTCTGAAAAAAATTACGGGTAGCCGCAAAATCTGGCTGCGGGCCACGGGTTCAACGCTGGTCTCGCAGCTGGTGGATAGTTTCGTCGTTCTGGTTATCGCTTTTTACATTTTCGGCAACTGGTCGTTTACGCAGGTTCTGGCCGTCGCCATCGTCAATTACATTTATAAATTCGTCGTGGCCGTCCTGCTGACGCCCGTTCTGTATCTATCTCATTATCTGATCGATATGTATTTAGGTAAGGAACACGCCAAACAATTGGCAAACGAATCGAGCATGAGTACGTTTATGTAG
- a CDS encoding YybH family protein, with protein sequence MTKNAYITLLLFTMIGPAFGQSPLVTLVNAEKKFAQFSKDSTTKAAFLANLAPDGVTFVKGKVTNGRESLEKSPATPGKLTWQPLAADVSAAGDLGYTTGPWEWRPKSLADKPTGYGHYVSVWRKQADNSWKVALDIGISHPVPPTAPVNTIRAATGIRSVTSADTAQIREELLAFDKQFVATLEKSGAATTYKQYLAPQARLYRMDQQPYTEQAAIDQMLKQPVTLAFFPLNAAVAGSGDLGYVYGNSQMVTTAAGKPVKQAGNFLRIWKKDGQSQWKIVVDLIALEPTEATEK encoded by the coding sequence ATGACGAAGAACGCCTACATTACGCTACTGCTTTTCACCATGATTGGTCCGGCTTTCGGGCAGAGTCCCCTGGTGACGCTGGTCAATGCCGAAAAGAAATTCGCGCAGTTTTCAAAAGACAGCACTACCAAAGCCGCTTTTCTGGCAAACCTGGCTCCCGACGGGGTTACGTTTGTAAAAGGCAAAGTAACCAACGGCCGGGAATCGCTCGAAAAAAGTCCGGCGACACCCGGAAAGCTAACCTGGCAGCCCCTGGCGGCCGATGTGTCGGCGGCTGGTGATCTGGGGTATACCACTGGTCCCTGGGAATGGCGGCCGAAATCGCTGGCCGACAAACCGACGGGCTACGGTCATTACGTCAGTGTCTGGAGAAAGCAGGCGGATAATAGCTGGAAAGTAGCGCTCGACATCGGCATCTCGCATCCGGTACCCCCTACAGCCCCCGTTAATACCATCCGGGCCGCGACCGGCATTCGTAGCGTCACCAGCGCCGACACGGCGCAAATCCGGGAAGAGTTGCTGGCTTTTGACAAGCAGTTCGTTGCCACGCTGGAAAAGAGTGGAGCCGCCACGACGTATAAACAGTATCTGGCCCCGCAGGCCCGGCTGTACCGAATGGATCAGCAGCCCTACACCGAACAAGCGGCCATCGACCAGATGTTGAAGCAACCCGTTACGCTCGCCTTTTTCCCGCTCAATGCGGCCGTTGCGGGTTCCGGTGATCTGGGGTATGTGTATGGTAATTCTCAGATGGTAACAACAGCGGCCGGGAAACCCGTCAAACAAGCCGGAAACTTTCTGCGAATCTGGAAAAAAGACGGCCAGAGTCAATGGAAAATTGTGGTGGACCTGATTGCCCTGGAACCCACCGAGGCAACGGAAAAATGA
- the gltB gene encoding glutamate synthase large subunit yields MSSSNAPQQGLYRPEFEHDACGIGFVAHVKGRKSHQIVEDALTMLTRMDHRGAVGYETNTGDGAGILIQIPHELFVDECRKLNFSLPSAGDYGVGMIYMPKDERLRKECRDILNRTIKKLNLELIGYRVVPVDSSDLGNGSRSVEPQMEQVFIRKPETLTPDEFERKLYIVRNYSSRIINETVTGLQNSFYYSSLSSRVITYKGQLTTMQLRDYYPDLQREELVSAIGVVHSRFSTNTFPSWQLAQPFRYIAHNGEINTVKGNVNWMKTAEAMLESKLFTKEELAMLRPICNLNQSDSANLDNAIELLVLSGRSLPHVMMMLIPEAWDGNESMDPARHAFYEYHAAIMEPWDGPASISFTDGKIVGATLDRNGLRPSRYWVTDEDVVIMASEAGVNDVDPAKVVKKGRLQPGRMFVVDMEQGRIISDEEVKSDICSRQPYQQWLDENKIKISDLPKPVRTFSHMRKQDITQRQQAFGYTSEDLRMILGPMAKTGLEALGSMGTDSPLAVLSDQSQHLANYFKQLFAQVTNPPIDSIRERAIMSLISFVGANGNLLSEEPEHCRLIELTQPVLTIEEFDKLRFVDKNHFQAKTINTYFRADQGGVGLERALERICRYAEDAIEDGFEIIILSDRAIDSDHAPIPSLLATSAIHHHLIRKGLRGQVGILVEAGDVWETHHFAALIGYGASGVNPYMAFETITDMKERGLIQVDYPVEKLHQNYIKAVNKELLKIFSKMGISTLQSYQGAMIFECLGLNKDVVDRYFTGTISRIGGMGLEQIGREILVRHRQAFPEDNKLTNRLEVGGVYQWKQRGEAHIFNPDTIHLLQQATKKNDYQIYKKYANLIDDQTRKALTLRGLMKFKKGNPVPIEEVEPIESIFKRFATGAMSFGSISWEAHTTLAIAMNRIGGKSNSGEGGEDELRYTPLANGDNMNSAIKQVASGRFGVTSHYLTNARELQIKMAQGAKPGEGGQLPGHKVDDWIGRTRHSTPGVGLISPPPHHDIYSIEDLAQLIFDLKNANREARISVKLVSEAGVGTIAAGVAKAHADHILISGHDGGTGASPLSSIRHAGLPWELGLAETHQTLVRNKLRGRVTVQTDGQIRTGRDLAIAALLGAEEFGVATAALVSVGCIMMRKCHLNTCPVGVATQNKELRALFTGKPEHVVNMFTFLATELREIMAELGFRTINEMVGQSQMLEMRKDIKHWKYDHVDLSAVLYKDANSLDVANFKQEDQDHGMADILDWTLLEAAQPALKNGESVYAESPIINLNRAVGTVLSNEISKIHAGKGLPEGTIHFKFRGTAGQSFGAFNTNGIKLELEGDANDYFGKGLCGAQLIVYPDRMAPFKPEENSIVGNVSFYGATSGEAYIRGMAGERFCVRNSGAKVVVEGIGDHGLEYMTGGLAIILGSVGRNFAAGMSGGVAYVWDKEGDFAAKVNPEMVSLEKLAEEDVAILKECVEKHFQYTTSNVALQLIQDWDHLIGQFVKVMPTDFRKALAGRGISLTDQIRDKNVVYQDIVVDVVHQ; encoded by the coding sequence ATGTCTTCTTCTAACGCACCGCAACAGGGTCTATACCGGCCTGAGTTTGAACATGACGCCTGTGGAATTGGATTCGTCGCACACGTGAAGGGCCGCAAGTCGCACCAGATCGTGGAAGACGCCCTGACGATGCTCACGCGCATGGACCACCGGGGTGCGGTTGGCTACGAAACCAATACGGGCGACGGTGCCGGGATTTTGATTCAGATTCCTCATGAATTGTTCGTTGACGAATGCCGCAAGCTGAATTTCTCGCTGCCATCGGCGGGCGATTACGGGGTTGGGATGATTTACATGCCCAAAGACGAGCGTCTGCGGAAGGAATGCCGGGATATTCTGAACCGAACCATCAAGAAACTAAACCTGGAGCTGATTGGCTACCGCGTCGTGCCGGTTGATTCATCCGACCTGGGGAACGGTTCGCGCTCGGTAGAGCCGCAGATGGAACAGGTTTTCATCCGCAAACCCGAAACCCTGACTCCCGACGAATTTGAACGGAAATTATACATTGTTCGAAACTACAGCAGCCGGATCATCAACGAAACCGTAACCGGCCTGCAAAATAGTTTCTATTACTCCTCGCTTTCGAGCCGGGTTATTACCTACAAAGGCCAGCTGACGACCATGCAACTCCGGGATTACTACCCCGATTTGCAGCGGGAAGAACTGGTATCGGCCATTGGCGTGGTGCACTCGCGTTTCTCGACCAACACCTTCCCCTCCTGGCAACTGGCGCAGCCGTTCCGGTACATTGCCCACAACGGCGAGATCAACACCGTAAAAGGCAACGTCAACTGGATGAAAACGGCGGAAGCCATGCTCGAATCCAAGTTGTTTACCAAGGAAGAGCTGGCCATGCTGCGCCCGATCTGTAACCTGAATCAGTCGGACTCGGCCAACCTCGACAACGCCATCGAATTGCTGGTGCTGTCGGGCCGGTCGCTGCCGCACGTGATGATGATGCTGATTCCGGAAGCCTGGGATGGCAACGAAAGCATGGACCCCGCCCGTCATGCCTTCTACGAATACCACGCGGCCATTATGGAGCCGTGGGACGGTCCGGCGTCGATTTCCTTTACGGACGGCAAGATTGTCGGCGCAACCCTCGACCGCAACGGTCTGCGTCCTTCGCGCTACTGGGTAACCGACGAAGACGTGGTCATTATGGCATCCGAAGCTGGGGTCAACGACGTTGATCCGGCGAAGGTCGTCAAAAAAGGCCGTCTGCAACCGGGCCGCATGTTTGTGGTCGATATGGAACAGGGCCGCATCATCAGTGACGAAGAAGTAAAATCCGACATCTGCTCGCGGCAACCGTATCAGCAGTGGCTCGACGAAAATAAAATTAAAATCTCCGACCTGCCGAAACCCGTCCGCACGTTCAGCCACATGCGGAAACAGGACATCACGCAGCGTCAGCAGGCATTCGGGTATACGTCCGAAGACCTCCGGATGATTCTGGGGCCGATGGCCAAAACGGGTCTGGAAGCCCTGGGTTCGATGGGAACCGACTCGCCCTTGGCCGTTCTGTCGGACCAAAGCCAGCACCTGGCCAACTACTTCAAGCAACTGTTTGCGCAGGTGACTAACCCGCCGATTGACTCCATCCGGGAGCGGGCCATCATGTCGCTGATTTCGTTCGTGGGGGCCAACGGCAACCTGCTGAGCGAAGAACCCGAACACTGCCGGTTGATCGAGCTGACCCAGCCCGTGCTGACCATCGAAGAATTTGACAAACTGCGGTTTGTGGATAAAAACCACTTCCAGGCCAAAACCATCAACACCTATTTCCGCGCCGATCAGGGCGGGGTAGGTCTGGAACGGGCCCTGGAACGGATTTGCCGCTACGCCGAAGACGCCATCGAAGACGGGTTTGAAATCATCATCCTGTCCGACCGCGCCATCGACTCCGACCACGCGCCGATTCCCTCGCTGCTGGCTACTTCGGCCATCCACCACCATCTGATTCGCAAAGGATTACGTGGGCAGGTCGGTATTCTGGTTGAAGCCGGTGACGTGTGGGAAACGCACCATTTTGCCGCTCTGATTGGGTACGGTGCATCGGGCGTTAACCCCTACATGGCGTTTGAGACCATCACCGACATGAAGGAGCGCGGCCTGATTCAGGTGGATTATCCGGTTGAAAAACTGCACCAGAATTACATCAAAGCCGTTAACAAAGAGCTGCTGAAGATCTTCTCGAAAATGGGCATCTCAACCCTGCAATCATACCAGGGTGCCATGATTTTCGAGTGTCTGGGTCTGAACAAAGACGTGGTGGATCGTTACTTCACGGGCACCATTTCCCGTATCGGCGGTATGGGTCTGGAACAAATCGGCCGCGAAATCCTGGTGCGTCACCGGCAGGCGTTCCCTGAAGACAATAAGCTCACCAACCGCCTGGAAGTGGGTGGTGTCTACCAGTGGAAACAACGCGGGGAAGCGCACATTTTCAACCCCGATACGATTCACCTGCTGCAACAGGCGACCAAGAAAAACGATTACCAGATTTACAAGAAATACGCCAATCTGATCGACGATCAAACCCGGAAAGCCCTGACGCTGCGCGGTTTGATGAAGTTCAAGAAAGGCAATCCGGTGCCCATCGAAGAAGTTGAGCCGATTGAAAGCATTTTCAAACGGTTTGCGACGGGAGCCATGTCCTTCGGGTCCATCTCGTGGGAAGCACACACCACGCTGGCCATTGCCATGAACCGCATCGGCGGCAAGAGCAATTCCGGCGAAGGCGGTGAAGATGAACTTCGGTATACGCCCCTGGCCAACGGCGACAACATGAACTCCGCCATCAAGCAGGTGGCTTCGGGACGGTTTGGGGTAACAAGCCACTACCTGACCAACGCCCGCGAACTGCAAATCAAGATGGCGCAGGGTGCCAAACCCGGCGAAGGCGGTCAGTTGCCGGGTCACAAAGTTGACGACTGGATCGGTCGCACGCGTCACTCAACGCCGGGCGTAGGTCTGATTTCGCCCCCGCCCCACCACGACATTTACTCGATTGAGGACTTGGCGCAGTTGATTTTTGACCTCAAAAACGCTAACCGGGAAGCGCGCATCAGCGTGAAACTGGTGTCGGAAGCCGGGGTTGGAACGATTGCCGCCGGGGTTGCCAAAGCCCACGCTGATCACATTCTGATTTCGGGTCACGACGGCGGAACGGGGGCCTCCCCGCTCAGCTCGATCCGCCACGCGGGTCTGCCGTGGGAGTTGGGTCTGGCCGAAACGCACCAGACGCTGGTTCGCAACAAACTGCGGGGCCGGGTTACGGTCCAAACCGACGGTCAAATCCGGACGGGCCGCGATCTGGCGATTGCCGCCCTGCTGGGTGCCGAAGAATTTGGTGTTGCGACGGCAGCACTCGTGAGCGTGGGTTGTATCATGATGCGGAAGTGTCACCTGAACACCTGCCCGGTGGGGGTGGCCACGCAGAATAAAGAACTGCGCGCGCTGTTTACGGGTAAACCCGAGCACGTAGTCAACATGTTTACATTCCTGGCAACGGAACTGCGCGAAATCATGGCGGAACTGGGTTTCCGGACCATCAACGAGATGGTGGGGCAATCGCAGATGCTGGAAATGCGCAAGGATATCAAGCACTGGAAATACGACCACGTTGATCTGTCGGCGGTTCTCTACAAAGACGCCAACAGCCTTGACGTAGCTAACTTCAAGCAGGAAGATCAGGATCACGGCATGGCCGACATTCTGGACTGGACGCTGCTCGAAGCCGCCCAACCCGCCTTGAAAAACGGTGAGTCGGTGTACGCGGAGTCGCCGATTATCAACCTCAACCGGGCCGTGGGTACGGTTTTATCCAACGAAATTTCGAAGATTCACGCGGGTAAAGGACTACCCGAGGGAACCATTCACTTCAAGTTCCGGGGAACGGCGGGTCAGAGCTTTGGTGCCTTTAACACAAACGGTATCAAGCTGGAACTTGAAGGCGATGCCAATGACTATTTCGGTAAAGGCCTCTGCGGAGCGCAGCTGATCGTTTATCCCGACCGCATGGCGCCGTTCAAACCCGAAGAAAACAGCATTGTCGGTAACGTATCGTTCTACGGTGCGACGTCCGGCGAAGCCTACATCCGCGGAATGGCCGGGGAACGGTTCTGCGTCCGGAACTCCGGAGCCAAAGTCGTAGTCGAAGGCATTGGTGATCACGGTCTGGAATACATGACGGGTGGTCTGGCCATCATCCTGGGCTCCGTCGGACGCAACTTTGCCGCCGGGATGTCGGGTGGTGTGGCATACGTCTGGGATAAAGAAGGCGACTTTGCCGCTAAAGTCAACCCGGAAATGGTAAGCCTGGAGAAACTAGCCGAGGAAGATGTGGCGATCCTGAAGGAATGCGTCGAAAAACACTTCCAGTACACCACCAGCAACGTGGCGCTGCAACTGATTCAGGATTGGGATCACCTCATCGGTCAATTCGTGAAAGTGATGCCAACGGATTTCCGGAAAGCCCTGGCGGGTCGCGGTATCTCGCTGACCGATCAGATTCGCGACAAAAATGTCGTGTACCAGGACATCGTCGTTGACGTGGTTCACCAATAA
- a CDS encoding SusD/RagB family nutrient-binding outer membrane lipoprotein, whose translation MKRIIQKVLLLSLLIGLNTACDSDYLDINTDPNNPTVADINLTLPAGQAQVAFIVGGQLNILGGVLAQYWTIPKGGNQYRSWDQYNITSSTLDGQGGQFVGMYAGALQDFQYVINQGSQQNEWRMVGISKIMKAYGFGVLTDLYGDIPFSEALNADLTITPKYDAQKDIYAGLQTLLDEAKADIAKKQGRFPGTADMLYQAANEAGVDRWVRLANTLKLKFYLRLSQVDPAAARTGIQALYASSGTAFMQAGESLEFANGTVTNSENPLWQANFRLSNNLTASTTIGNLMVPNNDPRMPVYFLDADLRTPEMEYVFTPNGTTSTNTAQFTSYPGKYFIGQRFLNGTINGTSATSGVTAADDNAAKARPVVLVAYEESLLLRAEAVARGWAGTSADDPAKLYNEAITASMARFGVQAGDYLTKPGVDYTRQTDKIRAIIIQKYLALYGLNGVEAWTEQRRTGFPAPTIPVVNLTGNQFLKRLPYVDSELQRNPNIAATGIAPGDVLTPVWWDTN comes from the coding sequence ATGAAACGAATCATACAAAAAGTGCTGTTGCTGAGCCTGCTGATCGGCCTGAACACCGCCTGCGACAGCGATTATCTGGATATTAATACCGACCCCAACAACCCGACCGTAGCGGATATTAACCTGACTCTGCCGGCCGGACAGGCGCAGGTGGCTTTTATTGTTGGGGGACAACTCAACATTCTGGGTGGGGTGCTGGCCCAGTACTGGACCATTCCGAAGGGCGGAAATCAGTACCGAAGCTGGGATCAGTACAACATCACCTCGTCTACACTCGACGGTCAGGGTGGGCAGTTTGTGGGCATGTATGCCGGGGCGTTGCAGGATTTTCAGTACGTCATCAACCAGGGCAGCCAGCAGAACGAATGGCGGATGGTCGGGATTTCGAAAATCATGAAAGCGTACGGATTCGGCGTACTGACGGATTTGTACGGGGATATTCCTTTTTCCGAAGCCCTGAACGCCGACCTGACCATCACGCCCAAATACGACGCCCAGAAGGATATTTATGCGGGGTTGCAAACGCTGCTGGACGAAGCCAAAGCGGATATTGCCAAAAAGCAGGGGCGTTTTCCGGGCACGGCGGATATGCTCTATCAGGCCGCCAATGAGGCAGGCGTGGATCGCTGGGTGCGGCTGGCCAACACGCTCAAGCTAAAGTTTTACCTGCGGCTCAGCCAGGTTGACCCGGCTGCGGCCCGGACCGGTATTCAGGCGCTTTATGCCAGCAGCGGAACGGCTTTTATGCAGGCGGGGGAAAGCCTGGAGTTTGCCAACGGAACCGTTACCAATTCCGAAAATCCGCTCTGGCAGGCTAATTTCCGGTTGTCTAACAACCTGACCGCCAGCACTACCATTGGTAATCTGATGGTGCCCAACAACGACCCGCGGATGCCGGTTTACTTCCTCGACGCGGACCTGCGGACGCCCGAGATGGAGTACGTTTTTACGCCCAACGGCACCACCTCGACCAACACGGCCCAGTTCACGTCCTATCCCGGTAAGTACTTCATCGGCCAACGGTTTCTGAACGGGACCATCAACGGGACGTCTGCCACCAGTGGCGTAACGGCGGCCGACGACAATGCCGCCAAAGCCCGGCCGGTGGTGCTGGTGGCCTACGAAGAAAGTCTGTTGCTGCGGGCGGAAGCCGTGGCCCGCGGATGGGCCGGAACCAGCGCCGACGATCCGGCCAAACTGTACAACGAAGCCATCACGGCATCCATGGCCCGGTTCGGGGTACAAGCTGGCGATTACCTGACCAAACCCGGAGTGGACTACACCCGACAGACCGATAAAATCAGGGCCATCATTATCCAGAAATATCTCGCGTTATACGGTTTGAACGGGGTAGAAGCCTGGACGGAACAGCGCCGGACGGGCTTTCCGGCCCCGACGATTCCGGTGGTTAACCTGACGGGCAATCAATTTTTGAAACGGCTGCCCTACGTCGATTCGGAATTGCAGCGCAACCCCAATATTGCGGCCACGGGCATTGCTCCGGGTGATGTGCTCACCCCCGTTTGGTGGGATACGAATTAG
- a CDS encoding pyridoxal phosphate-dependent aminotransferase has product MNFLKSDRLNDLRYEIRGPVYEKALDLESQGYTIIKLNIGNPAPFGFDAPDEIVHDIILNIRNAQGYSDSRGLFAARKAVMHYTQNLGIKDVAINDVFIGNGVSELILLTMQALLNEGDEVLVPTPDYPLWTASVALSGGKPVHYLCDEQTAWNPDLADLESKITSRTRAIVVINPNNPTGAVYDKEILKGIARIAEQHQLIVFADEIYDKILFDGAVHHPMATLVEDTLCVSMGGLSKNYRAAGFRGGWLILSGAKHRAKSYIEGLTLLASMRLCANVPTQYAIQTALGGYQSINDLILPTGRLYRQIQYAYNRITAIPGITCIKPKGSLYIFPKIDLSQFNIASDDDFVYDLLDEQKVLVVAGTGFNYVHNDHFRIVCLPSVDDLTPALDRIETFLESRRK; this is encoded by the coding sequence ATGAATTTTTTAAAATCCGACCGGCTCAATGATTTACGCTACGAAATCCGCGGACCGGTTTACGAAAAAGCCCTTGATCTCGAAAGTCAGGGCTACACGATCATCAAACTGAACATCGGCAACCCGGCTCCTTTCGGTTTTGATGCGCCCGACGAAATCGTTCACGACATCATACTGAATATCCGCAATGCCCAGGGTTACTCCGACTCCCGGGGTTTGTTTGCTGCCCGGAAAGCCGTTATGCATTACACGCAGAATCTGGGCATTAAAGACGTGGCCATCAACGACGTATTTATCGGCAACGGCGTCAGTGAGTTAATTCTGCTGACAATGCAGGCGCTGCTCAACGAGGGTGATGAAGTGCTGGTGCCCACCCCCGATTATCCGCTATGGACTGCTTCGGTGGCGCTCTCCGGCGGCAAACCCGTTCATTACCTCTGCGACGAGCAAACCGCCTGGAACCCTGATCTGGCCGACCTGGAAAGTAAAATTACGTCACGCACCCGGGCCATCGTTGTTATCAACCCCAACAACCCGACCGGCGCGGTGTACGACAAAGAAATCCTGAAAGGAATCGCCCGGATTGCGGAACAACACCAGTTGATTGTGTTTGCGGACGAGATTTACGACAAAATCCTGTTCGACGGGGCCGTCCATCATCCGATGGCGACGCTGGTGGAAGATACGCTGTGCGTCTCGATGGGCGGTTTGTCGAAAAACTACCGGGCGGCCGGTTTTCGAGGGGGGTGGCTAATTCTGAGCGGGGCCAAACACCGGGCCAAATCCTACATCGAAGGGCTCACGCTGCTGGCCAGTATGAGGCTCTGCGCCAACGTGCCGACCCAATACGCCATTCAAACTGCGCTGGGCGGTTACCAGAGCATCAACGACCTGATTCTGCCGACGGGGCGACTCTACCGGCAAATTCAGTATGCCTACAACCGCATCACGGCCATTCCGGGGATAACGTGCATCAAACCAAAAGGATCGCTGTACATTTTCCCGAAAATCGACCTGTCGCAGTTCAACATTGCCAGTGACGACGATTTTGTTTACGATTTGCTGGACGAACAGAAGGTGCTGGTCGTGGCCGGAACAGGCTTTAATTACGTCCACAACGATCACTTCCGGATTGTCTGCCTGCCTTCCGTCGACGACCTGACGCCCGCGCTCGACCGAATTGAAACGTTCCTGGAAAGCCGCCGAAAGTAA